A segment of the Halococcus saccharolyticus DSM 5350 genome:
ACCGATCCTGATCGCGGCCGAGGAGTACGACGCCGGCGTGTTGCCCTTCACCGTCAACCGGGGGCAGCAATGACGCTGATCACCGAGGTCCGGCTCCGGCGGGTGCTCGATTCACGCGGGAATCCGACCGTCGAGGCCGAGGTCACTACCGAGTCGGGCGGGTTCGGTCGGGCGGCCGCACCGAGCGGTGCAAGCACCGGTGCACACGAGGCGACGTCGCTACCCGCGAGCGAGGCGATCGCGAGCGCCCGCGAACACGCCGTCCCGCGAATCGAGGGCCAGGTGTACGCCGGCGACCAGCGCTCGGTTGACGCCGCGCTGCGTGCGGCCGACGGCACCGAGAGCTTCGACGAGATCGGCGCGAACAGTGCAGTCGCGATTTCGATGGCTGCCGCGACCGCTGCAGCCGACACACTCGGCGCACCGCTGTACCAGCATCTCGGCGGGGCGTTCCGCGGGAACGAGTTCCCGACGCCGCTCGGCAACGTGATCGGCGGTGGCGAGCACGCGGCAGAGGCGACCCACATTCAGGAGTTCCTCGCCGCGCCGGTCGGCGCACCCAGCGTCGCGGACGCGGTGTTCGCGAACGCCCGAGTCCACGGGGCAGTCGGCGAGATCCTCGCCGAGCGCGATGTCGCTGCGGCAAAGGGCGACGAGGGCGCGTGGGCCCCCGCGATCGACGACAGTGAGGCGTTCGAGATCGTCGCGGAAGCCACAGAGCAAGT
Coding sequences within it:
- the eno gene encoding phosphopyruvate hydratase, which produces MTLITEVRLRRVLDSRGNPTVEAEVTTESGGFGRAAAPSGASTGAHEATSLPASEAIASAREHAVPRIEGQVYAGDQRSVDAALRAADGTESFDEIGANSAVAISMAAATAAADTLGAPLYQHLGGAFRGNEFPTPLGNVIGGGEHAAEATHIQEFLAAPVGAPSVADAVFANARVHGAVGEILAERDVAAAKGDEGAWAPAIDDSEAFEIVAEATEQVAGEVGFDIGFGLDVAATELYDADEGVYRYGDTERTPDEQIEYVAGLVDEYDLVYVEDPLDEEDFEGFADLTDQVGSETLICGDDLFVTNTERLDRGIEAGAANALLVKPNQIGTLSDAFDATERAVENGLAPVISHRSGETEDTTIAHLAVATAAPFVKTGAVGGERTAKLNELIRTEETA